The Chitinophagales bacterium genome contains the following window.
ACTTATTTCCATTCCAACTGGCTACTCTGTAACCTATTCTGGTTTTATATTTATTGAAATTTCCACCTGTATACAAAAAACTATCTTTGACAAGAAAGGTTAAAACGTCACCATTCAAGCCAGCTCCTACACTGTCCCAAGCAGATCCATTCCATCTCGCAACATCGAAAGCAAAAATTCCACCTGCTGAATCGAATCCTCCTCCTACATACAATTGGCTTTGATAAGTCTGTAATGCTGAAACGCCTGGACGATCGGTACTTCTTGCAATTCCTTTTCCAAGGGCGAACCAGTGTTTTCCATTCCACGCAGCAATAGCATTCAAGGCTAAGGAATCAGAATTAGTAAAATCGCCTCCCACAATCAAATCATCATTATAGCTGCTCATCGTATAAGGATATCCTCCATCCAGTCCGTTTCCTAAAGCATTCCATTTACTTCCATCCCATTGAGCTATGCCATTTAGGAGAGTGCCGTCATAATCCGTTGTGAATTCCCCACAGGCATAGAGCGAATCTTTATAGAAATACAGATCATCTATTTTACCTTTCATAGAAGGAAAAATTTGTCCGACAATAGCTGTTCCATAGAGCTTTAATATCCTGCCAGTAACATCAGCAACATATATTGTATCGTGATAGTACAGCACCTTAGTGTATTCTCCAAAGTAATTTATGTGAATACCC
Protein-coding sequences here:
- a CDS encoding T9SS type A sorting domain-containing protein, yielding MKKLFFSLILFAFFNSYGQTWIPLDGGVYDGNGFGGYINSMAYDSVHNYLYVAGNFNYEGNDSAPGLAIWDGLVWQGIHINYFGEYTKVLYYHDTIYVADVTGRILKLYGTAIVGQIFPSMKGKIDDLYFYKDSLYACGEFTTDYDGTLLNGIAQWDGSKWNALGNGLDGGYPYTMSSYNDDLIVGGDFTNSDSLALNAIAAWNGKHWFALGKGIARSTDRPGVSALQTYQSQLYVGGGFDSAGGIFAFDVARWNGSAWDSVGAGLNGDVLTFLVKDSFLYTGGNFNKYKTRIGYRVASWNGNKWHDLKLSSTGSVSDIEIFNNDIIAGGDFNTLLSGDFVSNVTEYTVTTNVNNVQKENQDVSFFTNPTLGQLHIEAPNIHNATVTILNLFGQVVLQQQFSDKASIDISNLPKGMYLVNITDERGNVVETEKIVKE